The Hydrogenobacter sp. T-2 region CATGCTGTGCGGATATAGGAAAGACCCTTTCAAAGCCAAGAGAATAAAATTCATAAACTTTGTCCTCTAAGCGGTCTGTATCAATTTTGTTTATTGCCATAAATACCTTTTCCCTATATGGATAGAGTAGCTTAGCTATATACTGGTCTCCTGCGGTAAGCCATTCCCTTCCATCCACTACGAATATTATCGCCTTAGCTTCAGACAAAACTCTTTGCACCTGCCTCTTAATGCCCTCTGCTATCTCATCACCCTTCTCAAGCACACCTCCCGTATCCGCAACGGTAAAAGTCCTATCTCGCCACTGAACCACACCTTCTACCATATCTCTGGTAACTCCGGGCACGTCATGAACTATGCTTTTTCTTCTCCTTATGAGCCTGTTAAAGAGAGTAGACTTTCCTACGTTAGGTCTGCCCACTATGAGAATGTCAACCATTAGGAAACTATTCTAAAGCAAATTTCCCTTACGAAGGCTTTATAACCTTTACTTTTTCAAGGGTTATTATACCTTCCTTCACAAGTCTTGAAAGCTCAGGCAGAATTTCTTGAACCTTTTCCTCACAATCCACTATCTCTACTACTATTGGAAGGTCAGAAGATAGACTAAAGATACTCGCTTTGTGTATTACAGAAGACTTTCCATAGCCAAGTATACCTCTAAAAACCGTAGCACCAGCAATACCCTTTTCCCTACAAAACTCCACCACATACCTATAAAGAGGCTTTCCTTCGTATTTGTTGTTCTCACCAAAAAACATCCTAACCAAAATAGCGGTTTCACACTGCATGTTTATAACATTTTACCAAGTCCATATCCCAGGGCTACGAAGAGCAAACCTAACCCATTGCTAAGTAGTAAATATAGAAGTGCTTTTAACCATTCCCCGTTTAAAAGCATATAATAGGCTTCATAAAAGAGCGTGGAATAAGTAGAATATCCACCAAGCAAACCCGTTATAAGCAAAGCCCTAAGGTTTGGAGAAAGGTCAAGCCTTTCTACAAAAAAGGCAAAGAAAAAACCTATCAAAAAAGCAGAGGAAAGATTAACAAGGAGCGTGCCTACAGGAAAGTCAATGCCCGCTTTTGTTTGAATAAACTTGGAAACCAAAAACCTCAAAACAGACCCAACCGCACCACCTATGGCTATGGCTAAGAGGAATACCAAAGGACTACCCTCTCAAGGGTTATGAGACCAACTTTAGCTTTTTGAAGCAACCTTTCTATGGCTTGCATAGCCTTTTGCTCTTCTTCTACAAACTCCAACACTACAGGCAGGCTGTATGAGAGCACCTCAAGACCTTCATAATGAACCTCTCCAGTAGTCCCGTAGCCCATTATGGACTTAAGCACCGTAGCACCACCGATGCCATACTCCTTTAATAGCTCAAGCAGTCTTCTGTATGCTGGCTTGCCCTCAAGCCTGTCATCTTCCCTTAGAAATATACGAACGAGCACGAACTCCATATGATTTAAATC contains the following coding sequences:
- a CDS encoding DUF190 domain-containing protein is translated as MEFVLVRIFLREDDRLEGKPAYRRLLELLKEYGIGGATVLKSIMGYGTTGEVHYEGLEVLSYSLPVVLEFVEEEQKAMQAIERLLQKAKVGLITLERVVLWYSS
- the crcB gene encoding fluoride efflux transporter CrcB; this translates as MVFLLAIAIGGAVGSVLRFLVSKFIQTKAGIDFPVGTLLVNLSSAFLIGFFFAFFVERLDLSPNLRALLITGLLGGYSTYSTLFYEAYYMLLNGEWLKALLYLLLSNGLGLLFVALGYGLGKML
- a CDS encoding DUF190 domain-containing protein gives rise to the protein MQCETAILVRMFFGENNKYEGKPLYRYVVEFCREKGIAGATVFRGILGYGKSSVIHKASIFSLSSDLPIVVEIVDCEEKVQEILPELSRLVKEGIITLEKVKVIKPS